In Mangrovivirga cuniculi, the following proteins share a genomic window:
- a CDS encoding ABC-F family ATP-binding cassette domain-containing protein — MSLISADNLEKYYGERKLFSSVSFEINPGEKIALVGANGTGKSTLMKILNGQESKDKGEIRQKNNLSISYLPQQPEVPQHLTAFDYVKDNKSPGAIAYNKYNEALESGNNELIEKSMAEVDRLQAWNYDNEVKEVMTYLGITDFDKKMGKLSGGLKRRAALSRVILEKPELLILDEPTNHLDIEAIIWLESYLQATNSALFLVTHDRYFLDAVCNTILDLDHGGIRKFDGPYDNFIKKKEELLIQATTEAEKAANLLKKEIEWSRRQPKARTTKAKYRMDAIEGLKSKAKQPKIREQVKMDFDSSQKGKKILEIYGVSKSFPDKQLFKDFTYTFKKKDRIGLVGPNGSGKSTFLKVITGEIKPDSGEIIKGQNTNFGYFKQEDPTYNQDEKVIDRITDIAEVIKINEKQTLSASQVLQLFQFSPKRQHEYVYKLSGGEKKRLQLLEVLVKRPNFLILDEPTNDLDLQTLDALEIFLSQYDGCLLIVSHDRYLLDTLADHLFIIDHGDIKYFPGTYDEFRTVKAEEEKIAEKPIKEKKEEKSQPKKSNSKKLSFKEKQELKDLEEEIDKLESEKKQAIEEMNSGSLDHSELSKTGSLIEKIDARLEEITLRWMELDEMNNN, encoded by the coding sequence ATGAGTTTGATCAGTGCTGATAATCTTGAGAAATATTACGGTGAGAGGAAATTATTTTCATCTGTAAGCTTTGAGATCAACCCCGGAGAAAAGATCGCGCTCGTTGGAGCCAATGGAACCGGTAAGTCAACACTGATGAAAATATTAAATGGCCAGGAAAGCAAAGATAAAGGAGAAATAAGGCAAAAAAACAACCTTTCAATAAGCTATCTGCCCCAGCAACCCGAGGTACCTCAACACCTTACAGCATTTGATTATGTTAAGGACAACAAATCTCCAGGAGCCATAGCTTACAATAAGTATAATGAAGCACTAGAATCCGGTAACAATGAATTGATCGAAAAATCTATGGCTGAAGTAGACAGACTTCAGGCATGGAATTACGATAATGAAGTTAAAGAAGTAATGACCTATCTGGGTATTACTGATTTTGATAAAAAGATGGGGAAACTTTCAGGTGGATTAAAAAGAAGGGCAGCTCTTTCGAGAGTGATTCTCGAAAAACCGGAGCTTTTAATTCTGGATGAGCCTACTAACCACCTGGATATCGAAGCAATAATTTGGTTAGAGAGCTATTTGCAAGCTACTAACTCGGCATTGTTTCTAGTTACCCACGACAGATATTTTCTCGATGCAGTTTGTAACACTATTCTGGATCTTGATCACGGTGGAATTAGAAAGTTTGACGGCCCATACGATAACTTTATTAAGAAGAAGGAAGAATTACTCATCCAGGCTACCACAGAAGCCGAAAAAGCAGCAAATCTTTTAAAGAAAGAAATAGAATGGTCCAGAAGACAGCCTAAGGCCAGAACAACAAAGGCTAAATACAGAATGGATGCTATTGAAGGCCTGAAATCCAAGGCAAAGCAACCTAAGATAAGAGAACAGGTCAAAATGGATTTCGATAGCTCTCAAAAAGGGAAAAAAATACTGGAAATTTATGGTGTTTCGAAGTCGTTTCCCGATAAGCAATTGTTTAAAGATTTTACCTATACGTTTAAGAAAAAAGACAGGATAGGGCTAGTTGGACCAAATGGATCAGGAAAATCAACTTTCCTTAAAGTAATAACTGGCGAAATCAAACCAGATTCAGGAGAGATCATTAAAGGCCAGAACACCAATTTCGGTTATTTTAAACAGGAGGACCCTACCTACAATCAGGATGAAAAGGTAATTGACAGAATAACTGATATAGCTGAAGTAATCAAAATAAATGAAAAGCAAACCCTTAGTGCAAGCCAGGTTCTTCAGTTATTTCAATTTTCGCCGAAAAGACAGCATGAATATGTATATAAACTAAGTGGTGGTGAAAAGAAAAGACTACAGCTTCTTGAGGTACTAGTTAAAAGGCCAAACTTTTTGATTCTTGATGAGCCAACTAATGACCTGGACCTACAAACTCTCGATGCTCTCGAAATATTTTTAAGCCAATATGATGGATGTTTATTGATTGTATCTCACGACAGGTATCTGTTAGACACTTTAGCAGATCATCTATTTATAATCGATCATGGTGACATTAAATACTTCCCCGGCACTTATGATGAATTTAGAACTGTAAAAGCTGAAGAAGAGAAAATTGCAGAAAAACCCATAAAAGAAAAGAAAGAAGAGAAGAGTCAACCAAAAAAGAGTAACTCTAAAAAGCTTTCATTTAAAGAGAAACAAGAATTAAAAGATCTGGAAGAGGAAATTGATAAGCTGGAAAGCGAGAAAAAACAGGCTATTGAGGAAATGAATTCCGGTTCATTAGATCATAGTGAACTCTCCAAAACCGGTTCATTAATTGAAAAAATCGATGCAAGACTGGAAGAAATCACACTAAGATGGATGGAATTAGATGAAATGAATAATAATTAA
- a CDS encoding SRPBCC family protein, with the protein MKALKISGFVFLAILLALALTIVFAPSNVKLERIVSVKASPEEIYPHISDLKKFNEWSPWYKLDPNAKYSFIGSGHGIGSIMKWESKERDVGNGQMEIIEIKPNESVTMEMYFGQDDVPAYATLALSPINPAETEVSWNFEAEMTGFSKLFGLMMETMLGPSYEEGLNNLKNTVEAK; encoded by the coding sequence ATGAAAGCTTTAAAAATTTCAGGGTTTGTTTTTCTGGCTATTTTATTGGCCTTAGCATTAACAATAGTTTTTGCTCCATCCAATGTGAAATTAGAGCGAATAGTTTCAGTAAAGGCTAGTCCAGAAGAGATTTATCCTCATATAAGTGATTTAAAAAAGTTTAATGAATGGTCTCCCTGGTATAAATTAGATCCGAATGCGAAATATTCATTTATTGGATCTGGGCATGGTATAGGATCGATAATGAAATGGGAGTCCAAGGAAAGGGATGTAGGTAATGGTCAAATGGAAATTATTGAAATTAAGCCCAATGAATCAGTTACCATGGAAATGTATTTTGGGCAGGATGATGTTCCGGCCTATGCAACACTTGCATTGTCACCAATTAATCCTGCGGAAACAGAGGTAAGCTGGAATTTCGAAGCTGAAATGACCGGATTCTCTAAATTATTTGGATTAATGATGGAGACTATGCTTGGCCCGAGTTATGAAGAAGGGCTAAATAATCTTAAGAATACTGTCGAAGCTAAATAA